Below is a genomic region from Flavobacteriales bacterium.
ATTGCGCCGATAGCCACGGCAATGGCATCACCCGATTTAAACTGGCGCTTACGGAAGACAACCCCAGGATCAAACCTTATGATCAGGACGGCTGGGCTGCACTTCCGGATGTTTCAACACCCATCGTATTCTCCCTGGGAATTCTTTATGGCCTGCATATGCGATGGGCCGTTCTGTTGCAGCATATGTCACCTGAAGATTTCAACCGTACTTTCTTTCACCCGGAAAGGGATGCGGATGTGAGTTTGTATGAGATGACCGCACTTTACGGCTGGCATAGCCGGCATCACCTGGCCCACGTCAAACAGGCCCTGGAATCCGGCGGTCAATACCAATAGCCGGAGTGGCTGTAACATTTTACTTCCTTCGGCGTCTCATTCACGTGCGTCAATTCGTGAATATATGTTTTGGGCTGTGCCTTTTATGTCAACCCGTTCTAGCCTTTCAGCTGTCCGGTACGGTGTCTGATGAAGGTGGACAACCCATCCCGTTTGTGAGTATTTATCTGGAGAATACCACTTATGGCGTGGCTTCCAACCCCAAGGGCATGTACTTCCTTGAGCTGGAAAATGGCACGCACCGGATCGTTTTTCAGGCAGTTGGTTTCCAGAAGAAGATAGAAGTGGTGACCATTCG
It encodes:
- a CDS encoding putative metal-dependent hydrolase, whose protein sequence is MKDLSFPIRPFRFEPGNTEQHTKDILSIQSFAGDLETAVKDIKEEQLEWPYRPDGWTIRQVIHHCADSHGNGITRFKLALTEDNPRIKPYDQDGWAALPDVSTPIVFSLGILYGLHMRWAVLLQHMSPEDFNRTFFHPERDADVSLYEMTALYGWHSRHHLAHVKQALESGGQYQ